The following coding sequences lie in one Arachis hypogaea cultivar Tifrunner chromosome 4, arahy.Tifrunner.gnm2.J5K5, whole genome shotgun sequence genomic window:
- the LOC112795263 gene encoding S-protein homolog 3, producing MAHLARTISVLWLLFITTMVPCFGSDLAVSPETSVAIQNLLEDQENLTVHCKAGDHDVGVHTLKPGENFSYHLRPNITGNTIFNCSFAWNHGICRRFDIYEHDEDNMFTNIKWQIYRDGPSSPDKVL from the exons ATGGCTCATCTTGCTAGAACCATTTCAGTGCTATGGCTTCTTTTTATCACTACTATGGTTCCTTGTTTTGGCAGCGATTTAGCAGTGTCACCGGAGACATCTGTGGCGATCCAGAATCTTCTAGAAGACCAAGAGAATCTAACGGTTCATTGCAAAGCAGGGGATCATGATGTTGGGGTGCACACTCTAAAGCCTGGTGAAAATTTCTCGTACCATTTGAGACCTAATATCACTGGAAACACGATTTTCAATTGCAGCTTTGCATGGAATCATGGTATTTGCCGGCGGTTTGATATATATGAACATGATGAAGACAACATGTTTACGAATATCAAGTGGCAAATTTACAGAGATGGACCCT CTAGTCCAGACAAAGTCTTATAA